A single region of the Elizabethkingia sp. JS20170427COW genome encodes:
- a CDS encoding phosphoenolpyruvate carboxylase → MKTEEKIQKFRQIVKNKFQIYNSLFMSLPYDEMSNIGMLLPFLYEESKIGYSQGKSPNTVLDDFFTSHTSLKTEEEKIDLLFRIIQYVERQVVLFDSIEDSAFSQLNSNKDAGTVRYLYDLAQNEGKLEELKQKLKDFAVKVVFTAHPTQFYTNEIQSILHDLNQAIKTDSVTQIDLLLQQLGLTSFVNKEKPTPFDEAQSIIYYLRYIYYDTLGELYKDIKSVVDTEELNANLFQLGFWPGGDRDGNPYVTAEMTWKVAAELRHALLKSYYEHLKKLRKRLTFPEVKSLLAKVSKRLYQNIFSECYDFTAEEFRNSVLEIRNVIQEKYNGLFVEKLDDLLGRIDLFGVYFAALDIRQNVRIHNKALQSIFKKEFNKDYHQLPEEEKLKLLLETSLSINPDDYEDELTKDTLRNISQIKEIQKRNGKQSIHRYIISESISIYDVLNVYALFKYCGYKDEEIEIDIVPLFETIEGFSESKATMERLYQLPIYRKHLERRGDKQYIMLGFSDGTKDAGYIKANWDIYTTKETLTKVSDDNTIKAIFFDGRGGPPARGGGKTHQFYAAQGKGIANHQIELTIQGQTITSVFGAKDQATFNFEQLLTAGLGNDVLPNEKINLSADERALLEELSELSFQKYKALKDHPLFVPYLEEVSTLKYYGRTNIGSRPTKRSDGKLIFEDLRAIPFVGSWSLLKQNVPGYYGVGTSLLKIKESGRLQELKTFYKESLFFRTLIQNSMMSMCKTYFPLTQYLKEDKVYGDFWQILYEEYLLTHEMLLDISGYETLMQEEPISKMSIEMREKIVLPLLSIQQYALQKIKEESPYQQAYEKIVTRALFGNINASRNSA, encoded by the coding sequence ATGAAAACTGAAGAGAAAATTCAAAAATTCCGACAGATTGTGAAGAATAAGTTTCAGATTTATAACAGTCTGTTTATGAGTTTGCCCTATGATGAGATGTCTAATATAGGGATGCTACTTCCTTTTTTATATGAAGAAAGTAAAATTGGATACAGCCAGGGCAAGTCGCCTAACACGGTGTTGGATGATTTTTTTACAAGCCATACATCCCTGAAAACGGAAGAAGAAAAAATAGATTTATTATTTAGAATCATCCAGTATGTAGAGCGCCAAGTAGTTTTATTTGATAGTATAGAAGATTCGGCGTTTTCTCAATTGAATTCTAATAAAGATGCGGGAACAGTACGCTACTTATACGATTTAGCTCAGAATGAAGGTAAATTGGAGGAGCTTAAACAAAAACTAAAGGATTTTGCAGTGAAGGTGGTATTTACAGCTCACCCAACTCAATTTTATACCAATGAAATCCAGTCGATATTACACGACCTGAATCAAGCAATAAAAACAGATTCTGTAACCCAGATTGATTTGTTATTACAGCAGTTAGGGCTTACCTCTTTTGTAAATAAAGAAAAGCCAACGCCTTTTGATGAAGCTCAAAGTATTATCTATTATCTGAGATATATATATTACGACACTTTGGGAGAACTATATAAGGATATTAAAAGCGTAGTAGATACTGAAGAGCTGAATGCGAATCTGTTTCAACTAGGTTTTTGGCCAGGCGGGGATAGAGATGGAAATCCTTATGTAACAGCTGAGATGACATGGAAAGTAGCTGCAGAACTGAGACATGCACTCTTGAAATCTTATTATGAGCATCTTAAAAAGTTAAGAAAGAGACTTACCTTTCCAGAAGTGAAAAGCCTTTTGGCTAAGGTTTCTAAGAGGTTGTATCAAAATATATTTTCAGAATGCTACGATTTTACAGCAGAGGAATTTAGAAATTCGGTGTTGGAAATCCGAAATGTTATTCAAGAAAAATATAATGGTTTATTTGTTGAAAAATTAGATGATTTATTAGGAAGAATAGATCTTTTTGGAGTGTATTTTGCGGCTTTGGATATTCGCCAGAATGTAAGAATCCATAACAAAGCGCTTCAAAGTATATTCAAAAAAGAATTTAATAAAGATTATCACCAACTTCCTGAAGAAGAGAAATTAAAGCTACTTTTAGAAACTTCATTGTCCATCAACCCTGATGATTATGAGGATGAGCTGACAAAAGATACCCTAAGAAATATTTCCCAAATAAAAGAAATCCAAAAGAGAAACGGAAAACAAAGCATCCATAGGTATATCATTTCGGAAAGTATTTCTATTTATGATGTGTTAAATGTTTATGCTCTATTCAAATACTGTGGATATAAGGATGAAGAAATAGAGATTGATATTGTTCCGCTTTTTGAGACAATTGAAGGATTTAGCGAGTCTAAAGCTACCATGGAAAGGCTTTATCAGCTTCCAATCTATCGAAAACATTTGGAGAGAAGAGGGGATAAACAATATATTATGCTAGGCTTTTCGGATGGTACAAAAGATGCAGGGTATATCAAAGCCAATTGGGATATCTACACTACTAAGGAAACTTTAACCAAGGTTTCTGATGACAATACTATAAAAGCAATATTTTTTGATGGTAGAGGAGGCCCACCAGCAAGAGGTGGAGGAAAAACCCACCAGTTTTACGCTGCACAAGGAAAAGGAATTGCAAATCATCAGATAGAGTTAACCATACAAGGACAGACGATTACCAGTGTGTTTGGAGCAAAAGATCAGGCGACTTTTAATTTTGAGCAATTGTTAACCGCTGGTTTGGGGAATGATGTGTTGCCTAATGAAAAAATAAATCTTTCTGCTGATGAGCGAGCACTCTTGGAAGAACTTTCAGAATTAAGCTTTCAAAAATATAAAGCTTTGAAAGACCATCCTTTATTTGTTCCTTATTTGGAAGAAGTAAGTACATTAAAATATTACGGAAGAACCAATATCGGGAGCCGACCAACAAAAAGGAGTGATGGTAAATTGATTTTTGAAGACCTTAGAGCAATTCCTTTTGTAGGATCATGGAGCTTATTGAAACAGAATGTACCTGGTTACTACGGGGTAGGAACTTCTTTATTAAAAATTAAAGAGTCTGGAAGATTACAGGAATTAAAGACTTTTTATAAAGAATCACTATTCTTCAGGACTTTAATTCAGAATAGTATGATGTCCATGTGTAAAACATATTTTCCTTTAACACAATATCTGAAAGAAGATAAAGTGTACGGGGATTTTTGGCAAATTCTGTATGAAGAATATTTATTAACTCATGAGATGCTTTTGGATATATCAGGGTACGAAACACTGATGCAAGAAGAACCTATTTCCAAAATGTCTATCGAAATGAGAGAAAAAATAGTATTGCCACTGTTAAGTATTCAGCAGTATGCATTACAAAAAATAAAAGAAGAAAGCCCTTATCAACAAGCTTATGAAAAGATTGTTACCAGAGCTTTATTCGGAAATATTAATGCAAGTAGGAATTCAGCTTAG
- a CDS encoding nuclear transport factor 2 family protein yields the protein MRKQIILMLCFISFIGFKAQKNETQIDKLLTEWHLAASRSDFNAYFHAFTKDAVYIGTDAKERWTKGQFASFSKPYFDRGKAWNFKTIERHISIAKDKKTAWFDEILDTPNMGICRGSGVLVKEKNGWKISHYVLSMIIPNDIANTVTEQKAAIDQQILEEKK from the coding sequence ATGAGAAAACAGATTATTCTTATGCTGTGCTTTATTTCTTTTATTGGATTTAAAGCTCAGAAAAATGAAACCCAAATTGACAAGCTCCTTACCGAATGGCATCTTGCAGCTTCAAGGTCAGATTTCAATGCCTATTTCCACGCCTTTACCAAAGATGCGGTGTATATTGGGACAGATGCTAAAGAGAGATGGACGAAAGGACAGTTTGCAAGTTTTTCCAAACCTTACTTTGACCGAGGAAAAGCCTGGAACTTTAAAACTATTGAAAGACACATTTCAATAGCCAAGGATAAAAAAACAGCTTGGTTTGATGAAATTTTGGACACTCCCAACATGGGAATATGCAGAGGATCAGGAGTTTTGGTTAAAGAAAAGAACGGCTGGAAAATTTCCCACTATGTACTTTCAATGATTATCCCTAATGATATCGCCAATACGGTTACTGAGCAAAAAGCAGCAATCGATCAGCAAATCCTAGAGGAAAAAAAATAA
- a CDS encoding Tex family protein yields MTKTSYIQQYTELSEKSIRHTLQLLEEDCTIPFIARYRKDFTGNLDELQIESILKLSKNFDEITKRKEAILKSIEEQNALSDELRDKINQSFSLTEIEDLYLPFKKKRKTKADNARSLGLEPLAKIIMVQKAGNLSSIAEQYIREGIENSDKALQYARDIIAEWLNENIYIRRQLRKLYQRKAEIQTKQNTAKTEEAEAQKFAQYFDWTESINRIPSHRLLAILRAEAEGFIKFNIKVETQEAVAIIEKAVIKANNACTEQIQLAAKDSFKRLLEPAISNEILAEAKLKADQKAVDIFSDNLRQLLLASPLGEKRILAIDPGFKTGCKVVCLDEKGDLLHNENIYPHAPQNETSIAMKKIRSMVNAYHIEAISIGNGTASRETEFFIKKIAFDRPLQVFVVSEAGASVYSASKIARDEFPNYDVTVRGAVSIGRRLADPLAELVKIDPKSIGVGQYQHDVDPSLLKDKLDTTVQSCVNSVGINLNTASKSLLSYVSGIGEKLAENIIAYRSEHGAFASRKELKKVPKLGEKTYQQAAGFLRIRDAKNPLDNSSVHPEAYPIVEKMAKDLNLQLSDLIAHKDNIQKLNPEAYCQDNIGILGIQDILKELEKPGLDPRKSSQVFEFDKNIRKITDLKPGMILPGIINNITAFGCFVDIGIKESGLVHISQLKQGFISDVNEVVKLHQPVQVKVLEIDESRKRIQLTMII; encoded by the coding sequence ATGACTAAAACTTCCTATATCCAGCAATATACAGAGCTTTCAGAAAAAAGCATCCGACATACATTACAACTTTTAGAGGAAGATTGCACCATTCCTTTTATTGCCAGATATCGTAAAGATTTCACTGGAAATTTAGATGAACTGCAAATTGAAAGCATTTTAAAATTATCCAAAAACTTTGATGAAATCACAAAACGAAAAGAAGCGATTTTAAAATCCATAGAAGAGCAAAATGCTTTAAGTGATGAACTTAGAGATAAAATAAACCAATCTTTCTCTCTTACAGAAATTGAGGATCTTTATCTTCCTTTCAAGAAAAAAAGAAAAACAAAAGCCGACAATGCTAGGAGTCTGGGGCTAGAACCCTTAGCGAAAATTATTATGGTCCAAAAGGCTGGAAACCTCTCTTCCATAGCAGAGCAATACATTCGAGAAGGGATAGAAAACTCTGACAAAGCCTTGCAATATGCAAGAGATATTATTGCCGAATGGTTGAATGAAAATATCTACATCCGAAGACAACTTCGTAAGTTATACCAGCGAAAAGCTGAAATCCAAACCAAACAAAATACTGCCAAGACTGAAGAGGCTGAAGCTCAAAAATTTGCTCAATACTTTGATTGGACAGAGTCCATCAACCGTATCCCCTCTCACCGCCTGCTTGCCATTTTGAGAGCAGAAGCTGAAGGTTTTATAAAGTTTAACATCAAAGTAGAAACTCAGGAAGCGGTTGCTATTATTGAGAAAGCCGTAATAAAAGCCAATAACGCTTGTACTGAACAAATCCAGTTGGCAGCGAAGGATAGTTTTAAAAGACTTTTAGAACCCGCTATTAGTAACGAAATCCTAGCGGAGGCCAAATTAAAAGCCGACCAAAAAGCTGTAGATATCTTTTCGGACAATCTTCGCCAACTACTCCTAGCTTCTCCTTTAGGTGAAAAGAGGATTTTAGCAATTGACCCTGGCTTTAAAACAGGCTGTAAAGTTGTATGCTTGGATGAAAAGGGAGATTTACTTCATAATGAAAATATCTACCCTCACGCTCCCCAAAATGAAACTTCTATTGCGATGAAAAAGATTCGTTCCATGGTAAATGCCTATCATATCGAGGCTATTTCTATCGGCAACGGAACAGCTTCTAGAGAAACTGAATTTTTCATCAAAAAAATAGCTTTCGACAGACCTTTACAAGTATTTGTTGTTTCCGAAGCTGGAGCCTCGGTATATTCGGCTTCTAAAATTGCGAGAGATGAATTCCCTAATTATGATGTAACCGTGCGTGGTGCTGTCTCTATCGGAAGAAGACTTGCCGACCCTCTTGCCGAATTGGTGAAAATAGATCCTAAATCTATTGGTGTTGGGCAATACCAACACGATGTAGATCCTAGTTTATTAAAAGACAAGCTAGATACTACAGTACAAAGTTGTGTTAATTCTGTAGGAATTAACCTAAATACTGCCAGCAAATCCCTATTAAGTTACGTTTCAGGAATTGGAGAAAAGCTAGCAGAGAATATCATCGCTTACCGAAGCGAGCATGGGGCTTTTGCGAGTAGAAAGGAGCTAAAAAAAGTTCCTAAATTAGGTGAAAAAACTTATCAACAAGCAGCGGGATTTTTAAGAATTAGAGATGCTAAAAACCCTTTAGACAATTCCTCGGTACACCCAGAAGCTTACCCTATTGTTGAAAAAATGGCAAAAGATCTTAACCTACAACTGTCGGATTTAATTGCCCATAAGGACAATATTCAAAAATTAAATCCCGAAGCTTATTGTCAAGATAATATTGGGATTTTAGGCATTCAGGATATTCTTAAAGAATTAGAAAAACCAGGATTAGACCCTAGAAAATCGAGTCAAGTATTCGAATTTGACAAGAACATCAGGAAAATCACCGATCTAAAACCAGGAATGATTCTCCCAGGTATTATTAACAACATCACTGCCTTTGGGTGTTTTGTAGATATAGGAATTAAGGAAAGTGGCTTGGTTCACATTTCTCAATTAAAGCAAGGCTTTATTTCGGATGTTAACGAGGTCGTAAAATTACATCAACCTGTTCAGGTAAAAGTCTTAGAAATAGACGAAAGCAGAAAAAGAATTCAATTAACAATGATTATATAA
- a CDS encoding peptide chain release factor 3, whose amino-acid sequence MSTQLLKEINKRKTFGIIAHPDAGKTTLTEKLLLFGGAIQEAGAVKNNKIKKGATSDFMEIERQRGISVATSVLAFEYKGFKINILDTPGHKDFAEDTYRTLTAVDSVIVVIDVAKGVEEQTEKLVEVCRMRNIPMLVFINKLDREGKDAFDLLDEVEQKLGLKVTPLSLPIGMGSQFKGIYNIWEKNIQLFVDENKQKVGEAIKIEDVNDPQIDQLVGAQFASNLRDELELIESVYPKFDRDAYVKGDLQPVFFGSALNNFGVRELLDAFIQFAPMPQPKETDVRIVKPEEEKFSGFVFKIHANMDPKHRDRLAFVKIVSGTFKRNENYLLVRENKKMKFSSPNAFFADKKEVVDESFPGDIVGLHDTGSFRIGDTLTSGEKMNFTGIPSFSPEHFRFINNADPLKAKQLTKGIDQLMDEGVAQLFTMEMNGRKIIGTVGALQFEVIQYRLEHEYGAKCSYEPIHIHKACWVEADEKSEEFKEFAKLKQRFLARDKKNQLVFLADSSFTITMTQEKFPNVKLHFISEFRRS is encoded by the coding sequence ATGTCTACACAGTTACTAAAAGAAATAAACAAACGTAAAACCTTTGGGATTATCGCCCACCCAGATGCCGGAAAAACTACACTAACAGAGAAATTACTCTTGTTTGGTGGTGCAATTCAGGAAGCCGGAGCGGTTAAAAATAACAAAATCAAAAAGGGAGCAACTTCTGACTTTATGGAAATTGAACGCCAGAGGGGAATCTCTGTGGCGACTTCTGTACTAGCTTTCGAGTATAAAGGATTTAAAATTAATATCTTAGATACCCCTGGTCACAAAGACTTTGCAGAAGATACTTACCGTACGCTTACAGCAGTAGATAGTGTAATTGTTGTTATCGACGTTGCAAAAGGGGTAGAAGAGCAAACTGAGAAATTGGTTGAAGTTTGTAGAATGAGGAATATTCCAATGCTGGTGTTTATCAATAAATTGGATAGAGAAGGTAAAGATGCTTTTGACTTATTGGATGAAGTAGAGCAGAAGCTAGGGCTTAAGGTTACGCCTTTATCTTTGCCGATAGGAATGGGATCCCAGTTTAAAGGAATTTATAATATTTGGGAAAAAAACATTCAGCTTTTTGTAGATGAAAACAAGCAAAAAGTAGGAGAAGCGATAAAAATAGAAGACGTTAACGATCCCCAAATTGATCAGTTGGTAGGAGCTCAGTTTGCCTCTAACCTAAGAGATGAGTTGGAGTTGATAGAATCTGTATATCCTAAGTTTGATAGAGATGCTTATGTAAAAGGGGATTTACAACCTGTATTTTTTGGATCAGCGCTTAATAATTTTGGGGTTAGAGAGCTTTTGGATGCCTTTATTCAGTTTGCTCCAATGCCTCAGCCCAAAGAAACCGATGTTAGGATTGTAAAACCAGAAGAAGAAAAATTTAGTGGATTTGTCTTTAAAATTCACGCAAATATGGATCCTAAGCACCGAGATCGTCTGGCATTTGTGAAGATTGTTTCAGGGACTTTTAAAAGAAATGAAAACTACCTATTGGTAAGAGAAAATAAAAAAATGAAATTTTCATCTCCCAACGCTTTCTTTGCAGATAAAAAAGAAGTGGTGGACGAGAGTTTCCCAGGAGATATTGTAGGTCTTCACGATACCGGAAGTTTCAGAATAGGGGACACTCTTACTTCTGGTGAAAAGATGAACTTTACAGGAATCCCTTCCTTCTCTCCAGAACATTTTAGGTTTATCAATAATGCAGATCCTTTAAAAGCTAAACAGTTAACAAAAGGAATTGATCAGTTAATGGATGAAGGAGTTGCCCAGCTCTTTACTATGGAAATGAATGGTAGAAAAATTATCGGAACTGTAGGAGCTTTACAGTTTGAAGTAATCCAATACCGTTTAGAACACGAATATGGTGCGAAATGTTCTTATGAACCGATCCATATCCATAAAGCTTGTTGGGTGGAAGCTGATGAGAAGTCTGAAGAGTTTAAAGAATTTGCGAAACTGAAACAAAGATTCTTAGCGAGAGATAAGAAAAACCAATTGGTATTTTTAGCTGATTCATCGTTTACCATAACCATGACTCAGGAAAAATTCCCGAATGTTAAATTGCACTTTATCAGCGAATTTAGACGTTCTTAA
- a CDS encoding Lrp/AsnC family transcriptional regulator — protein sequence MEVKLDEIDLTILREIQNNARINNSELARILEMAPSAVLERVKKLEQKEVILSYHAKINPLALGQRLLAFISIKVNDIIGDEKTGKLLAEIPEVLEVHDIAGDDGYIIKVRTEDTTSLMNLMKRSLSHIPGIVSTKTTIVLHTVKEDNQLTI from the coding sequence ATGGAAGTAAAGTTAGATGAAATCGATTTAACCATCCTTAGAGAAATCCAAAACAATGCAAGAATCAACAATTCTGAATTAGCGAGGATTCTGGAAATGGCTCCTTCAGCAGTTTTAGAAAGGGTAAAAAAACTAGAACAGAAAGAGGTAATCCTTTCCTATCATGCGAAAATTAATCCTTTGGCTCTTGGGCAGCGACTCCTAGCTTTTATCTCGATTAAGGTGAATGATATTATTGGAGATGAAAAAACGGGTAAGCTCTTGGCAGAAATTCCAGAGGTTTTGGAAGTTCATGATATTGCAGGAGATGATGGATATATTATTAAGGTGAGGACGGAAGATACAACATCTCTGATGAATCTTATGAAGAGATCTTTGTCTCATATTCCAGGGATTGTATCTACTAAAACAACCATTGTATTGCATACGGTAAAAGAAGATAATCAATTAACTATTTAA
- a CDS encoding EamA family transporter translates to MKASKGAVITAYAIVYFVWGSTFFFIHKALSDFTPFVLGSLRFIFASILLMTYCKMKGYKLFSPTIVRQACTTGFLLLFLDMAALIWAEQYISSGIAAIMAAATALWFVILDKKEWKNNFSNISIILGLVAGFVGVIMLFAEQVQISGNPSSRMRNLFCMGLLLFGGVTWATGSLYSKYSAKKNSEKEKQPEELHTMVKTAWQFITAGVLFTAVALLNGEYRAFQPTEVSAQGWFSVGYLITFGSIMAYGAYIWLIQVRPTTEVSTYAYINPIVAVILSYFFANDVVTGLQIGGLLVILLSVLLMNWNLYKNARFLRIAHVRWYHFRHRRVYS, encoded by the coding sequence ATGAAAGCATCAAAAGGAGCTGTAATTACAGCTTATGCTATTGTATATTTTGTATGGGGTTCCACTTTCTTTTTTATTCATAAAGCATTGTCGGATTTCACTCCATTTGTTTTAGGATCCTTGCGCTTTATCTTTGCGAGTATTCTACTGATGACCTATTGTAAAATGAAAGGATATAAATTGTTCAGCCCTACTATCGTAAGACAAGCTTGTACTACAGGATTCCTGCTTTTGTTTTTGGATATGGCCGCACTAATCTGGGCAGAGCAATACATCTCTAGTGGGATTGCTGCTATTATGGCTGCAGCTACTGCACTATGGTTTGTGATTTTAGATAAAAAAGAGTGGAAAAATAACTTTTCCAATATTAGCATTATTTTAGGGTTGGTTGCTGGATTTGTCGGCGTAATCATGCTGTTTGCAGAACAAGTACAAATTTCCGGTAATCCTAGCTCTAGAATGAGAAATCTATTCTGCATGGGCTTGCTTTTGTTTGGTGGGGTAACTTGGGCTACCGGTTCTCTTTATTCAAAATATTCAGCAAAAAAGAATTCAGAAAAAGAAAAACAACCTGAAGAGTTACATACTATGGTAAAAACAGCTTGGCAATTTATAACTGCAGGAGTATTGTTTACAGCTGTTGCCTTGTTGAATGGAGAATATAGAGCTTTTCAACCTACTGAGGTAAGTGCCCAAGGTTGGTTTTCGGTAGGATATTTAATTACATTTGGATCTATTATGGCCTATGGAGCATATATTTGGCTAATCCAAGTAAGACCTACCACCGAAGTAAGTACTTATGCTTATATAAATCCTATTGTAGCGGTAATATTGAGCTACTTCTTTGCAAATGATGTAGTTACAGGATTGCAAATTGGAGGGCTTTTGGTAATCTTATTAAGCGTATTATTAATGAATTGGAATTTATATAAAAATGCCCGATTCTTAAGAATTGCTCATGTAAGATGGTATCATTTTAGACATCGAAGAGTTTACTCTTAA
- the cobC gene encoding alpha-ribazole phosphatase, with protein MQVYLVRHTEVEVPVGLCYGWHEVELKADYLKHFKKLKRQLPNNLEIIFTSPSTRCTKLARFIGNNIHQIPELRELNFGDWEGKLWQDIPESESKKWADNYITAPTPHGESTLDMYHRVTAFIDELRQQNHDNVVIVTHAGVIRCIMSYLLEIPLKNLFKIKIGHNKVYPLHLDIHDEYDSFEL; from the coding sequence ATGCAGGTTTATTTAGTAAGACATACGGAGGTGGAAGTGCCTGTAGGATTGTGCTATGGTTGGCACGAAGTAGAATTGAAAGCCGATTACCTAAAACACTTTAAAAAACTAAAAAGACAACTACCTAACAATTTGGAAATTATCTTTACCAGTCCTAGCACACGGTGTACAAAATTGGCTCGCTTTATTGGGAACAATATTCATCAAATTCCCGAACTAAGAGAGCTGAATTTTGGAGATTGGGAAGGAAAATTATGGCAAGATATTCCCGAAAGCGAATCTAAAAAATGGGCAGACAATTATATTACTGCCCCAACACCCCATGGGGAATCTACTTTAGACATGTACCATAGGGTAACTGCTTTTATTGATGAGCTAAGACAGCAAAATCATGATAATGTAGTAATTGTTACCCATGCGGGAGTAATCCGTTGTATCATGTCTTATCTGCTTGAAATCCCGTTAAAGAACCTCTTTAAAATAAAAATAGGACATAATAAAGTTTACCCTCTTCATCTGGATATCCATGATGAATATGATTCTTTTGAATTATAA
- a CDS encoding adenosylcobinamide-GDP ribazoletransferase — translation MKNEFRIFLTTLIFFTRIPIKIKNFQSSDLNKCTRYFPLVGILVGSASFLVLQIALYLFPVEISVILSLIIGILITGSFHEDGFGDVFDGFGGGWNKTRILEIMKDSRLGTYGTVALLALFLLKVYALSFLVNFYAGNCYLLLLLFIVYHALARTTGITLSFLLPYSREDASSKSKPLAQSFTWKEVLGAFAFGGIPFLLLLKFSLYYLITLPILALLVLYSRYYFKRWIDGYTGDCLGAVEQFAEIIILLTFVALCRFI, via the coding sequence ATGAAAAACGAATTCAGGATTTTCCTAACCACATTAATTTTTTTTACAAGAATCCCTATTAAAATCAAAAACTTCCAAAGTTCTGATCTTAATAAATGTACAAGATACTTCCCTTTAGTTGGGATACTAGTTGGTTCAGCCTCCTTTCTTGTGCTGCAAATTGCATTGTACTTATTTCCAGTAGAAATTTCGGTTATTCTATCTCTTATTATAGGGATATTAATTACCGGATCTTTCCATGAAGACGGATTTGGAGATGTTTTCGACGGTTTTGGTGGAGGGTGGAATAAGACGAGGATACTCGAGATTATGAAAGATAGTAGACTCGGGACTTATGGTACCGTGGCCCTACTCGCTCTATTCCTTTTAAAAGTATATGCACTAAGTTTCTTGGTTAATTTTTATGCAGGAAACTGTTATTTATTGCTGCTGCTATTCATTGTTTACCATGCTCTGGCAAGGACCACAGGGATTACGCTAAGTTTTCTCCTACCTTATTCCCGAGAAGATGCTAGCAGTAAAAGCAAGCCTCTTGCACAGTCATTTACCTGGAAAGAGGTTTTGGGAGCTTTTGCTTTTGGAGGAATCCCTTTTTTATTATTATTGAAATTTTCTTTATATTATCTCATTACTCTACCTATATTAGCTTTATTGGTACTGTATAGCCGTTATTACTTCAAACGATGGATAGATGGTTACACAGGGGATTGCCTAGGAGCTGTAGAGCAATTTGCAGAAATTATTATACTCTTAACTTTTGTAGCATTATGCAGGTTTATTTAG